In Brassica napus cultivar Da-Ae unplaced genomic scaffold, Da-Ae ScsIHWf_1070;HRSCAF=1521, whole genome shotgun sequence, the DNA window tttgtttcaaaaagtaaacccatgtttttcttgaaaagtcatcAATAAAGAGAAGGAAATAGTTACTCTGACCAAGTGAACTTGGTTTGATTGGGCCACATACATCTGTATGTATGAGTTCTAGTGGCTTTCTTGCTCTTGTCTCCGACTCCTTTGGAAAACTCATCTTGAATTGCTTTCCAAGTAAGCAACCTTCACACACTTGATTTGGATGATTGATGCAAGGTAATTCTTTCACCATTTCTTTCTTGGAAAGTAGCTCTAAGCCTCCAAAGTTGAGATGCCCAAATCGAAGATGCCAAAGCCAAGATTCCTCCTTGTAGCACATCTTGAGACATCGTGCAATGTCATTTTGAATGTTTAAGACAAACATTCTATTGTTTGACATTGGCACCTTTGTGATGAGATTGTTTGCGTTATCTCTTAAAGAAAGGCTATTATCTTTTAGTCGAATGTCATAACCTTTCTCTAAGAGTTGTCCTAGGCTCAAGATGTTGGTCTTCATGCTTGGAATATAGTAAACGTTGGAAATGAATTGATGATCTCCATTCTTCAAGCGGATGAGAATATTTCATTTACCTTTCACTTCCATTTTCGATTCATCTCCTAAAGCCACATCAGTTTTCACCGATTCATCAAGCTCCACGAACATGCTTTTATTTCCACACATGTGGTTGCTTGCACCACTATCAAGGTACCACTTGTGAACCTCATTTGGTTCATCTTTCTTGTAAGCCATCAACAGCATATCTTCTTCCTTACGCCGTTCTTCAACATAGTTGGACTTCTCTTCAACTCTATTGTTGTTTGGAGTTTTGCATTCAGAAGCATAATGTCCAAACTTTCCGCAACTATAGCATTTGATGCTTGATTTATCGTACcttgattttgggtttcctcttccacgacctCTTGATGAATTCTTTCCTCTTTGGTTGAAGTTGTCTTCATATGGTCTCCAACCTCGTCCATTTACACCACGACCTCGTCCTCGAAAATGACCACCACCACGTCTCGGATGATTTCGGCCACTTTCTTCCTTGTGATCAATTCTCATCTTGAGAACTTGCTCcacaatatctttttttttttcttcttcttttcttcataagcttGTAGTGATCCAAGAAGTTGCTCCATCGTCATAGTCTCCAAGTCTTTTGTCTCTTCAATAACGGTGACGATATGCTCGAATTTTGAATCCAATGATCTAAGAAGTTTCTCCATGATTCTCACGTCATCTAACTTCTCACCATTTCTTTTTAGGTTATTAGTAACCGTCAAGACTCTTGAGAAGTAATCTGAGATGAGTTCTCCTTCCTTCATTTGTAATGCTTCAAATTCTCCTCTTAAAGTTTGAAGAAGTACCTTCTTAACTTGTTCCGCGCCCTTGTAAGATGTCTGAAGCTTCTCCCATGCTTCTTTGGATGTCTTTGCTCCAGCAACCTTCTCAAATGTATCTTCATCTAATCCTTGATGGATCAGacagagagccttcttgtctctcttccttgAATCTCTCAAACCATCCTTTTGTGTTTGAGATAAACCACCATCATTCTCCGGTTCAACGAAGTCTTTCTCgactatctcccacacatcatgtGCTCCTAAGATAGCCATCATCCTAAGACTCCAATTGTCATAGTTGCTCTTAGTGAGCAATGGAACTTGGAAGGGAACACCATTGTTTGCCATCTTCAAAAGGAACTTGTAGCTCGGATACCACTTTATTGGaatgaaaaactttataaagatggagaaagtgtttaagtgtttgaagagaaagaagttttgtgaagaagaaagattatataactTAGAAGAGgattttattacttgttacaaACTTGGATTATTTCTTGGTGATGCAAAATGAGAAGagagtggaggtatttatagcctccaaagtacaaaatatcttacatattttaatcttaAATCTAGAAAATTCTACTTAAAAATCtagattattttatcttaattatctagataattctataagaatatctagatttttattttaaggaggtggatgatttttctagaatttgggctaagttttggatcaacacatgattaacccaataatgtttgatccaaatcaagtttatttttcaacagtcctgatattccgtgtttttaacggttttaaactcgttttggagcaattaaatggtcggttttaattaatgttttggtctatttgatgcgttttggtgttcttaagtgtaatatgcaggttactagatagcttgaaagaaaagaacgcattcgggatttattcagaagcaagatagaccgaacaatggaccgaatgaagtattgatcgcacaggacgtgggatcgaccgatccggtcaatgtggatcgaccgatcctatgctttcatgcactagatcgaccgatccggtctatgtggatcgaccgatctcaggctctacgggctccacacgcacaaacgagcttttcactcctttttacccactcccctcaataatggAGAAAAGAACTCGACCtttgagactcagaaaagaccaggggcgaccaagaaggagatttacaagttcttgagagagatttgagagttttgttCATCTTTTGTGTGataagatttgtaaaggagttcatctcaaaaccatttggagaagatcttctgaacctttactctgttttaatacaatcttatcatgttttcttcatcaaaatcgttttgttcttgcttagttatgtgtgagtagtcatctagttgggtttaggggttctcataggggatttcttgatgttttgattcataaaacgtgtgtagactaagggattacgttttggttcttcatctaatggatttcttactgcttgaactgaattgatcacttagttcatgatatcagattgtttgatgcaccgaaagtgattgtttgaacttccgaaaatactttagatgagcaaagtgtccttaaccctcggaagttgatgttattgcgctttgtgaacatattgaacctgttcttaatgcttgtttagaaattgaaactcagcggaagttagtgtggagatttctataacatagagaattagcgctacggaagtaggttaattctaatatcgtgtttgagttctagacggttcttaatatatccctgtgtctgccattaattgtatcttaataaaaagaaatccctgagaattcccaatgcccaacgtttgttttaaa includes these proteins:
- the LOC125595458 gene encoding uncharacterized protein LOC125595458, encoding MANNGVPFQVPLLTKSNYDNWSLRMMAILGAHDVWEIVEKDFVEPENDGGLSQTQKDGLRDSRKRDKKALCLIHQGLDEDTFEKVAGAKTSKEAWEKLQTSYKGAEQVKKVLLQTLRGEFEALQMKEGELISDYFSRVLTVTNNLKRNGEKLDDVRIMEKLLRSLDSKFEHIVTVIEETKDLETMTMEQLLGSLQAYEEKKKKKKKILWSKFSR